From the genome of Asterias amurensis chromosome 17, ASM3211899v1, one region includes:
- the LOC139949800 gene encoding uncharacterized protein gives MEETTDVAGLGFDVLYYLPMKDRDDNRWVPGYTRDVFLTPCWMRRWLQSNGRNSRCSWSGFLPMKGQDDNRWVPGYTREVFLSPWWMRRWLRSNGSTNRCSWVSR, from the exons ATGGAAGAAACAACTGATGTAGCTG GTCTGGGTTTTGACGTGCTGTACTACCTGCCGATGAAGGACCGAGATGACAACAGATGGGTGCCTGGCTACACTAGAGATGTATTCCTGACTCCATGTTGGATGAGAAGATGGTTGCAGTCTAATGGAAGAAACAGCAGATGTAGCTG GTCTGGGTTTCTGCCGATGAAGGGCCAAGACGACAACAGATGGGTGCCTGGCTACACTAGAGAGGTGTTCCTGTCTCCATGGTGGATGAGAAGATGGTTGCGGTCTAATGGAAGTACCAACAGATGTAGCTG GGTATCAAGATGA